A region of the Leptospiraceae bacterium genome:
AAAAAATTTTTCACTAAATAATTTGTAGCAAATGTCCAAAAGCTAATAAAAACTATTGATAAAAAAAACAACTCTATATTCATTTTAAAAAGAATAATTGTAATGAGTACATGGGCAAATAAAACAAATGGAATATAGAAAATTGTAAATAAAACTACACCTATTTCTTTATTATCAACTTTTGTAAAAGCAAAGGAACCGCCTGCAAAAAACAAGAGTAAACTTATGTAATAGAAAATACTATCTTCCCAGAGGTAGATTATTCCGTATCCAAAAAACTCTTTTACTTTAGACGCGAAAAAAAGCATAATCAACGCAACTGAAAAAAATATAATCATATTTCTTACATTGCTATTTTTAGAAGAATCTATTGCCAAAATTATTCCCTTCCTTCATTATTCTTATAGATATCATAAACCTGGCCTACCGCTAAATGCCGGAAAAACCGATTGTATAAATCAACGGCTCTGTTCCAGTGGAATTGCGATTATCACGATCCAATTGTATAAGAAGCGGGATGAGTTGTAAAGAAAGATTTTAGCTTCCCTTTTTTGAATTTTTTTCCAAAAACTATAATTTTTCAGTCAAGAAATTTCTTTTTCAGGGTATTCCCTGAAAACCGCCTATTCCTGAACCCGTCAATAGGTGTTAGGAGAATAAACAAAAGATGAAACTCATATTTAAAACTCTACTGATACTCGGTCTTTTCTGGTTCAGTGTAAATTGTAAGAAAGATAAGGATGACAACATATTTTTATTGGGTGTTGCGGTATTAGCTTCCCAACCACAAACCTCAGGAACAAATACGGATACCGGCACCGGAACCGGCACCGGAACCGGCACAGCTACAGGAACAGGAACAGCTACAGGAACGGGAACCGGCACAGAAGCTACTTATAGCATCGGTGGCACAATCACCAGTCTAACTGCAACCGGTCTTGTACTACAAAACAACGGTGCAGATGACCTTACAGTAGCAGCCAACGCTAGCACATTTAGCTTTACTACCAAAGTAAGCGGTGCTTACGCGGTGACAGTAAAAACGCAACCAACCGGACAAACTTGCACTGTAAGTAGTGGTAGCGGAACAGCCAGTGCTGATGTGAGTAATGTAAGTATAATATGTACGACTAACACCTATACAATCGGTGGCACAATCACCAGTCTAACTGCAACCGGTCTTGTACTACAAAACAACGGTGCAGATGACCTTACAGTAGCAGCCAACGCTAGCACATTTAGCTTTACTACCAAAGTAAGCGGTGCTTACGCGGTGACAGTAAAAACGCAACCAACCGGACAAACTTGCACTGTAAGTAGTGGTAGTGGAACAGCCAGTGCTGATGTGAGTAATGTAAGTGTAAGCTGCATGAATGCCTATACCATCGGTGGAAATATTACCGGGCTAACTATAAACGGACTTGTACTACAAAACAACTCGGCGGATGACCTGACAGTGGCTGCCAATGCCACTACATTTAGCTTTACCAGCAAAGTAAGCGGTGCTTACGCTGTGACAGTAAAAACGCAACCGGTAGGTTTTTTCTGTGCAGTAAACAATGGAAGCGGAACGGCCAGTGCTGATGTAAGCAATGTAGGAATCAACTGCCGTTGTATATATGATACAGCCTGTACAGCCTTGACCTTAAGCGCTTCAGTAACAACCTTAGCCGGAAGTGGCGCCACCGCCAGTACAGACGGAACAGGAACTGCAGCAGCCTTTAGCAGGCCAGCCGGTATAGCAACAGATGGAACAAACCTTTACGTTCCGGATCAAAATAGTAATAAGATACGTAAGATAGTCATTGCCAGTGGAGTTGTAACAACTTTAGCCGGTAGTGGAACGGCTGCCAGTACAGATGGAACGGGAACTGCTGCTTCTTTTAATGGCCCAATCAGAATAACAACGGATGGAACGAATCTTTATGTAACAGATGCGGGAGGTAACAAGATACGTAAGGTAGTAATAGACAGTGGAGTTGTAACAACCCTGGCCGGTAGCGGAACTGCCGGTAGTACAGACGGAACGGGAACTGCAGCTTCCTTTAATAGTCCGGTCGGTATAGCAACAGATGGTGCTAACCTTTATGTGGCTGATTTTGGTAGTCGCAAAATACGTAAGATAGTTATCTCCAGTGGAGTTGTCACGACCCTGGCCGGTAGTGGAACTGCCGGTAGTACAGATGCAACCGGAACCGCAGCTTCCTTTAACCAGCCAAATGGAGTAACAACAGACGGAGTTAACCTTTATGTTACAGATTATGGTGCTCACAAGATACGTAAGATAGTCATAGCCAGTGGAGTTGTAACAACCTTAGCCGGTAGTGGAACTATCGGTAGTACAGATGCAACAGGAACTGCAGCTTCTTTTAAAAATCCAGCCGGAATAACGATGGATGGAACAAACCTTTATGTGGCTGATAGCGGCAATCACAAGATACGTAAGATAGTTATCTCCAGTGGAGTTGTCACAACCCTGGCTGGTAGCGGAACGGGGGCAAGTACAGATGGAACAGGAACGGCAGCTGCTTTTTATGATCCGGTCGGAATCACAACAGACGGCACAAAGCTTTATGTCGCTGACTATAGTAGTAACAAAATAAGAAAAATTGAATAGGAACAAACCTCTACGTTACTGATTCTAATGGTGATAAGATAAGACAAATCAAATAAGCTAAATTTTATCCGGTGATAGGCTTTTTAAAAGCGTATCATCGGATAAAACAGGCTTTACTTGTAGAGTTTATAAATATTGATGGATATACTTAAAAAGACTATACTTATATTTCGAATAAAATACAAAAGCACTATGCTGAAATATCTTCTATTCATAATGATTACTCTGCTTTCCCAATGTGCGAAAGTGAATTCACCTAAAATTTCAGCAGGAGTCTTAGATCTATCCAAATGGGATTTTACTCAGAATACTTTACTTAGCTTAGATGGAGACTGGGAGTTTTATTGGGAAGAGTTTATAGAGTCCGGGGAACCCGAAGAAGAGTTAAAAAAGAAAAGAACAGCTTATCTCAAGCCCGGGAATCGTTGGCTTGACCAATACATTCAGGGTAAGAATTTAAGCGGAACAGGTTACGCCAGCTACAGAATCAAATTTATTTTCCCGGAATATATGTTGGGAAAAATGATGGGAATTCGCTTCAAAACAACAGGAGGTTCCGCCTATAAGATATTCATTAATAAAGAAGTAATAGAAGAATTAGGTAAAGTAGGAAAGAGTAAACAATCTATGAATCCTACCCGTAGAACTGCAAATGTATATTTTAAAGTTGAACATACAGAAACTATTTTACTTATCCATATATCCAACTTCTATCACGCAGATGGAGCCTTCTGGTACAGTCCGGAACTGGGCACAGCTTCTAAACTTCATTTCTTTTCCAAACGAAAGCAGGCCTTGGACTCTTTTCTCTTAGGTTCTATAATTATCATGGGTCTATATCACCTTTCCCTCTACTGGTATAGAAAAAAAGATAAGGTAGCTTTAATTTTTGGATTGTTCTGTATCACAATTTCCATTTATAATATATCGGTAAACGAAGTTTTTATTTATTACTTATTACCTGAGCTTCCTCATAAACTGACTTATATCTTACTTTCTATATATTGCATTATGATACCCTTATATTTAACCTTTCTAAATAATCTATTTATAAATACTTTTTCAAATAGAGTAATACAAATTACCTGGGGAATTTTTATTCTTTCCTATACATTTATACTATTCAGCCCTACAGAAATCGGTTCAAGCATAGAAAGAAAACTCCGTTACCTGGTTGTTTTTTCAGCTTTATATGCTTTTTGGGGAATATTCAAAATTAGCATAAAAAGAAATACTTCAAAATTACTTTTAGTACCAAATTTTCTTATCATTGGCAGTATTGTAAATGATGTTCTGTCCATCTATGAGATCATTCATACACCTCTCATATTTAGTTATGCTATTTTTTTATTTATTATTGCCCAATCCATACTCCTATCCCGACATTTTTCTATGGCATTTCATAATGTTGAGCTCCTTTCCGATAAATTACAAAAAATAAATGAAGAACTCGAGTACCTGGTAGAAAAGAGAACTCTTCAATACAAACAGGAAAAGCAAAAAGCCGAAGATGAAAATGCCTGGAAAGATAGGTTTATTGCACTTGTATCTCATGACTTACGCTCCCCCCTAACCGTGATTTTAAATATACATGAATTTCTATTAAATACAGAAACAGGAGTTTCTAAGGAGATTAAAGATTCCTTAATTACTGCCAAGAGAATTATCATTAACTCCCTATCTATGATAAAACATTTACTAAATCTAAGTCGCTTTCAGACAGATTATCATAAAATAGAATATAAGGATATTGAACTAAATGAAGTATGTGAAAGAGTAATTGAGCATTTTTCCTTTGAATCTTTAAAAAAAAATCTATCTATTCAAGCTGATATTGAAGAAAACATTCTTTTAACGGTAGATGAAGCCATCTTCATGGAAATATTACGAAATCTAATTATGAATGCAATAAAATACTCCCATAAGAACGGAGAAATCTGGTTAGAATATGCGGAAGATGAGATATACCAAAAAGTAATAGTTAAAGACTCAGGCCTTGGAATCCATCCAAAGGTTCTAAACTCCTTATTCACCAAACAAGTTCTGGTCAAAGAAGGAACGAAGGGAGAAAAGGGATTTGGTGTTGGTCTAAATCTCTGCCAGGAATTGATTGCCTTACACGCAGGAAAGATAGAGGTTGAATCTATTGAAGGACTGGGAAGTAGCTTTACTATAAATATTCCGAGCAATCGTAATACTGTTCTAATCATAGGAGTATCGATACAGGAAAAAATGTTAAGAAGTCTAAGAGAAGATAAACTATTACCCATCTATGTAAATAATATAGAAGCTTCATATAAAACCTTAGAAGAGATAGAATTTAAAGTAATCCTAATTTATTTGGATTATCCGGAAAATATATTAAAACCATTACTGCAAAAATTAACATCGGATTTCTTATATTCCGCTAAACCTGTTCTTTTTATTGGTTCTTCAGAACAGATTATAAAAAATCAAGAATTTCTATCTCAATACTTTCCAAGTAAAGAGAAAGTTTATTACCTGGAAAGAAAAGAATCAGAAAAAAAGCTCGGAGAGTATACAAGGACAATACTTAAAACAGATTGATCCTTTTACATAAAGTATTTATTCTTCATTTTAAAAACCAACTCGGCGGTAGTTTTCGAATCAAACATTTTCCTGATTTTCTTCAACCTGTATTCTATAACTTTTCCTGAAAGATTTAATGTATTTCCAATTTCTTTTAGTGACTTACCCTGAGTAAGTAAATTTATAATTTCATGCTCTACCGGATTTAAACATTCAGTATTTTGGGTAAAACGCAAATACTTATTTATTTCGGGAGAAACATAAAATTCACCGTTCATCACTCGAAGAAAAATTTCGGGAAGAAAAGCATTCGGTTCCGTTTTGAGTATATACGCATTGATGCCAAGCTTATAGGCATCTTTAAAGTAAGCTTCTCCTTCATGCTGCGTAAAAACTGCGATCTTCACATCCGGTAATTTAGTTTTTATTTCATCGATAATGTAGAAACCATTTTTATCCGGCATAGTAATGTCGGTTACCAGCAGATCAATCGAATGGATTGTTAAATATCCCTTTAATTCTTGATAACTGGTGAAAAAAGTGATATTCTGAAAAAAAGAATATTTTTTAAGGACTGTCTGTATACCCAGAAGCAAAATAGAGTGATCATCAATAAAGGCAATATTATACTTACCATTCATATTATTAGCTTCCAGTACGTGGTTCCAGATTAATAATTATGAATATAGAGTCAAGTTGTTTTGAGTATTAAATTATTCTCTCCTAAAATAAACATTTAACTTAAAATATAAACCGGAGCAAAACCACCATTTACTGTGCGAAAATTTGTCGTCTGCCCCCTATAGTATCGGACGGCAAGACCTAAAATATTTCCCTCGTAAGTATAAACTCTTACATCATATTTCAAAGAATCACCTTCTGCAATTTGTCTGAGAGATGGAGGAATATAATCCTGGGCAATATACTCTGCTTCTAATATTTCAGAAAAAGTTTTCTTCGTTAGCTTATCTCCCCTGTAAGCTCCCCTACCTGCGTAACCGCTGATCGGCTTAAAAAATAAATTTTTACGTCTACTCCAGAGTTCATCTGCATTTTCCGGTCTTACGATAAGTGTAAAAGGAACAACCTGTTCTAATATGTCTATAGCAGTTTTCGTTATATTTAAAGAAGAAATAAACTCAGAATCCCGAAGTAATGCCAGATTAGTTTTCTTGGCATAAATAGTATGGTGATAAGGATTCGGACTTATACAGACATTCTGAGATAAAAATGCTTTTCTTAAAATACTATGATTCTCTTTCTCAAAGTAAAAATCTGTAGAACGGTTATAAACAAAATCTATTTGTATATCCTTAAAAAACAGTTTTTTTTCTCTCCAGCCTAAGTCTTCCGGTTCTGCTATAAACACCTCGATTCCATCAGACTCAAGCAAAGCCTTATATAACAAAAACTCTGAATACAAAAACTGTTCTTTCGGTTTTTCATCTACAATTAAAAGTTTTTTTAACTCTCTTTCCGGAAAACAGGTTTTATACTCATCTCGAAACATAGAAAGAAACGCTTTTTCTGAATAAAAATCTCGGTTTTGATGCAAAGATGTAAAGGACTCTTTACAACACTGAAAAATATTTTGAGATAGAGCCATATTTAGCATAGCTCCACCCGCATTAGTGTTAATCTCAATCAACTTGGGAAAGTCATCCAAGAGATGAAAATCATAACAGCAGAGGATACCCTTTTCCCTTACGGTTATAGTAGAATATTCAGACTTTCCTACTTTTTCTAAATATAAGGGATTTTTTAGTAAACTCTCATAGATTAAGATAAAGCCCTGAATTTTTTCCAAACTCTTTTCTGAGATAAAAAAAGGATAATCACTAAAAAGAGAAGAAGAATGATTCTTTATAGGGTTGAAATTTTCATCAATCTTCTTATAAAAGTATTCATGAAGGCTATCCCAATTTAAAGCCTTGCAATGACAAATCTCATTTAAGGTATTTGCAAGATTCATAATATTCCACAGGACGGGTCTATAACCCGTCTCTGCATAAGTTTGATTTATTCCCTGTTTTCCAACCAGCGTTCTGCATCAATTGCTGCCATACAACCCGAACCGGCAGCACTTATAGCCTGACGATACACCTTATCCTGAACATCCCCCGCAGCAAAAACTCCTTCGATACTGGTACGGGTAGTTCCGGGTTTTGTTTGAATGTATCCGGTTTCATCAAGCTCCAATATCCCCTCGAAAATTTCTGTATTGGGTTTATGGCCTATAGCATAAAATAAACCCCCTACAGCTAATTCTTTCACTGAATTATCTACCACATTTTTTAGAACAAGAGAAGTTAAAGATTTTCCATCTCCTTTAGCTTCTTCGACTACCGTATTCCAGATAATTTCAATCTTGGGATGATTCATAGCTTTATCCTGCATAATCTTGGAAGCACGAAGTTTATCCCGTCTGTGAACTAAATAAACTTTAGATGCAAATTTGGTCAAATGTGTAGCTTCCTCTACCGCTGAATCCCCTCCACCGATCACTACGAGTTCTTTATTTCTATACATAGGCAATGCTCCATCGCAAACCGCACAAGCAGAAATTCCCCTCTGCCAGTATGTATCTTCACCCGCAATATGCATCCTCCTCGCTGTAGCACCGGTTGCAATAATTACAGCCTCAGCTTCTCTTTCTTCCTCGTCTGTATAGATCTTAAATGGATGCTTCGTAAAATCTACCTTTGTAACGGTTTGAGTCAGTATAGTTGTCCCATATTTCTCTGATTGCTTACGAAAAAGCTGGGTCAATTCGGTTCCATCGATTCCATCGGGAAAACCGGGAAAGTTTTCAACTTCTGTAGTAGTTGTTAACTGTCCGCCTGCTGCAATTCCACCCGCCATAAAACCTTCATACATAATGGGGGAGAGATTTGCTCTCGCTGTATAAATTGCTGCGGTATGCCCGGCTGGGCCTGAACCGATAATTACAACCTTATCTGCCATTTTAGTACCTTCCTATATTCTTAAAATTGAAAATAATAAAACTGTGGACTAACAGTAACCGAGTATATTAAAAAACACAAAATAAGCACAGTCAAAACAGTCACATTCTTTAGTGTTTCATAAAAAAAAGTTTTTGGAATTGTAAAACTACTTTCTTCGAATATTTCATAAATGATTAATAAGGCTACCGGTATAAGCACCGCGTAAGGTAGCGAAACCATTTTTCCATCTGCAAAAGTAAAAGCTTTTTGCAAAGAAATCATTACACTTCCCATATCCTTAGAACGAAAAAATAAAGCTCCGAGAGAAAAAAGGGAAAAGGTATATAAAATTCCTATAGGTCTCGGTATACGCTGAAAAAAAACAGACCAACCTTTTCCTATAAAAAATCTTTCTATAGCAAGAAAAACTGCGTGAAGTAGTCCCCAAAAGAAAAATGTCCAGGCCGCTCCATGCCAGATTCCTCCGATAACCATAGTTATCATAAGGTTATAATAATTACGAAATTGACTTACCCTGTTCCCTCCAAGCGAAATGTAGATATAATCTTTCAACCAACTCGATAGAGAAATATGCCAGCGTGTCCATATTTCGGTATTACTGGCTGCTAAAAAAGGTCTTCGAAAGTTTTCCGGAATGTAAAATCCCAATATTTTTCCTGTTCCTATAGCAATATCAGAATAGCCCGAAAAATCACAATAAATTTGTATCGAAAATAAAGCCATAGCTAATATATTGGAAATTCCATTGAATGAAGCCGGATCGGCATAAACCGGATCGATTAAACCGGATAAAGGATCAGCAACTATTGTTTTCTTAAAAAAACCCAGTGCCATGATTTCCATACCAGTTATAAAATTCTCCCGTTTAAATTCTTTCCTTCCTAAAAACTGCGGAATAAGTACAGATGCACGGATAATCGGTCCGGCAACTAATTGAGGAAAAAACACAAGAAAGAGAGTGAACTTAAAGAAATTCTTTTCAGATGGGATCTGCCTTCTATATACATCCACTGCGTATGCAATTGCCTGAAAGGTATAAAAAGAGATACCCAGGGGCAATACGAGGTTTAAGGCTTGAAAACTATTCGAAGGTCTTAAGCCAAATAGATACAAACTATCATAGTAAATAGATCGAAGAAAGTCTGTGTATTTAAAAAAGAGCAAAAGGGATAAATTAGAAACTAAGCATATAATCAGCCAGAATCTCCTCTGGTGAAGTTTATCCGCTTTTTCAATTTTTAGAGAAGTATAATATGTAAAGAAAAGCGAACTTAACAATAAAGGTAAAAAAGCAAGTTTTAATGCCGAATAAAAATATAGGGAGGAAACTAATAGGATAATCTTTTGCTCCCTTTCTTTTGCTCGAAAATAGAGCAAAAAAACAATGGGTAAGAATATTAGAAAATGCAGCGAATTAAATAACATTTATGGTAACACTTCCCTGGTTTTATTAAGCAATAATTTATAAATCCATTCATGTCCGAGTTTG
Encoded here:
- a CDS encoding sensor histidine kinase — its product is MLKYLLFIMITLLSQCAKVNSPKISAGVLDLSKWDFTQNTLLSLDGDWEFYWEEFIESGEPEEELKKKRTAYLKPGNRWLDQYIQGKNLSGTGYASYRIKFIFPEYMLGKMMGIRFKTTGGSAYKIFINKEVIEELGKVGKSKQSMNPTRRTANVYFKVEHTETILLIHISNFYHADGAFWYSPELGTASKLHFFSKRKQALDSFLLGSIIIMGLYHLSLYWYRKKDKVALIFGLFCITISIYNISVNEVFIYYLLPELPHKLTYILLSIYCIMIPLYLTFLNNLFINTFSNRVIQITWGIFILSYTFILFSPTEIGSSIERKLRYLVVFSALYAFWGIFKISIKRNTSKLLLVPNFLIIGSIVNDVLSIYEIIHTPLIFSYAIFLFIIAQSILLSRHFSMAFHNVELLSDKLQKINEELEYLVEKRTLQYKQEKQKAEDENAWKDRFIALVSHDLRSPLTVILNIHEFLLNTETGVSKEIKDSLITAKRIIINSLSMIKHLLNLSRFQTDYHKIEYKDIELNEVCERVIEHFSFESLKKNLSIQADIEENILLTVDEAIFMEILRNLIMNAIKYSHKNGEIWLEYAEDEIYQKVIVKDSGLGIHPKVLNSLFTKQVLVKEGTKGEKGFGVGLNLCQELIALHAGKIEVESIEGLGSSFTINIPSNRNTVLIIGVSIQEKMLRSLREDKLLPIYVNNIEASYKTLEEIEFKVILIYLDYPENILKPLLQKLTSDFLYSAKPVLFIGSSEQIIKNQEFLSQYFPSKEKVYYLERKESEKKLGEYTRTILKTD
- a CDS encoding response regulator transcription factor — its product is MNGKYNIAFIDDHSILLLGIQTVLKKYSFFQNITFFTSYQELKGYLTIHSIDLLVTDITMPDKNGFYIIDEIKTKLPDVKIAVFTQHEGEAYFKDAYKLGINAYILKTEPNAFLPEIFLRVMNGEFYVSPEINKYLRFTQNTECLNPVEHEIINLLTQGKSLKEIGNTLNLSGKVIEYRLKKIRKMFDSKTTAELVFKMKNKYFM
- a CDS encoding circularly permuted ATPgrasp domain protein, whose product is MNLANTLNEICHCKALNWDSLHEYFYKKIDENFNPIKNHSSSLFSDYPFFISEKSLEKIQGFILIYESLLKNPLYLEKVGKSEYSTITVREKGILCCYDFHLLDDFPKLIEINTNAGGAMLNMALSQNIFQCCKESFTSLHQNRDFYSEKAFLSMFRDEYKTCFPERELKKLLIVDEKPKEQFLYSEFLLYKALLESDGIEVFIAEPEDLGWREKKLFFKDIQIDFVYNRSTDFYFEKENHSILRKAFLSQNVCISPNPYHHTIYAKKTNLALLRDSEFISSLNITKTAIDILEQVVPFTLIVRPENADELWSRRKNLFFKPISGYAGRGAYRGDKLTKKTFSEILEAEYIAQDYIPPSLRQIAEGDSLKYDVRVYTYEGNILGLAVRYYRGQTTNFRTVNGGFAPVYILS
- the trxB gene encoding thioredoxin-disulfide reductase, which gives rise to MADKVVIIGSGPAGHTAAIYTARANLSPIMYEGFMAGGIAAGGQLTTTTEVENFPGFPDGIDGTELTQLFRKQSEKYGTTILTQTVTKVDFTKHPFKIYTDEEEREAEAVIIATGATARRMHIAGEDTYWQRGISACAVCDGALPMYRNKELVVIGGGDSAVEEATHLTKFASKVYLVHRRDKLRASKIMQDKAMNHPKIEIIWNTVVEEAKGDGKSLTSLVLKNVVDNSVKELAVGGLFYAIGHKPNTEIFEGILELDETGYIQTKPGTTRTSIEGVFAAGDVQDKVYRQAISAAGSGCMAAIDAERWLENRE
- a CDS encoding MBOAT family protein, with product MLFNSLHFLIFLPIVFLLYFRAKEREQKIILLVSSLYFYSALKLAFLPLLLSSLFFTYYTSLKIEKADKLHQRRFWLIICLVSNLSLLLFFKYTDFLRSIYYDSLYLFGLRPSNSFQALNLVLPLGISFYTFQAIAYAVDVYRRQIPSEKNFFKFTLFLVFFPQLVAGPIIRASVLIPQFLGRKEFKRENFITGMEIMALGFFKKTIVADPLSGLIDPVYADPASFNGISNILAMALFSIQIYCDFSGYSDIAIGTGKILGFYIPENFRRPFLAASNTEIWTRWHISLSSWLKDYIYISLGGNRVSQFRNYYNLMITMVIGGIWHGAAWTFFFWGLLHAVFLAIERFFIGKGWSVFFQRIPRPIGILYTFSLFSLGALFFRSKDMGSVMISLQKAFTFADGKMVSLPYAVLIPVALLIIYEIFEESSFTIPKTFFYETLKNVTVLTVLILCFLIYSVTVSPQFYYFQF